The nucleotide sequence CTGAAACTGCTCACGGCCAGCGCCCCAAAGAAATCTTCCTCGTGGTACACGACGTGCGCCGCTTCCTGCTCGGCCGCACCGAGCGCCACCATCAGCGGCAGCAGATGGTCTTCCTGCGGATGGGCCTGGCGCGCACCGGGCGCCTGGTCCCAGGCCAGCAGCTGTTGCAGCCTCTGTTCTGGTGGCAAGGCCATCGTCTGGCGCAGCCAGGCGTCGAAGCGGTGCGAGGCGACGGCGCCCGCCTGGCCGAACTGGCGCAGGTTATGGTAAGACAGGCCGCTGCCAACGATGAGTACGCCCTCGCGGCGCAGGCTGGCCAGCGCGCGACCCACCTCGACGTGCGTCAGCGGGTCGTAGCCGTGTTTCAGCGACAATTGCACCAGCGGCACGTCCGCTTGCGGGTAGATGGGGAACAGGGCGCTGAAGGTGCCGTGGTCGAAACCCCGCTCGTGGTCCAGGCGCGCCGGATGGCCGGCTCCGTCAAGCAACTGTTTCACCTGCGCCGCCAGTTCCGGCGCGCCGGGCGCCGGGTACTGGATTTGATACGTGTGCGGCGGAAAGCCCGAATAATCGTAGATCATGCCCGGCTGCGGGCTGGCCGAGACGAGAAATTGCGGCCCTTCCCAGTGCGCCGTGATGACCAGCACGGCTTTCGGGCGCGCGCCGATCTGGCGCGGGATATCTTGCAAGGACGCTTCGAGCACGTCGTAGCGGTCGCCGAACTGGTCCTTCATGAACGGCCACGGGCCGCCGCCGTGCGACAGGAAGTAGGTGGGGAAAGTCTGTTCTTGCATGGCGGCTCCTGAGGGGAATGGCTGATGCTATCGATGATAGTCATGCTCGGTCAGTTGATCAAGATCGCAATTATTGATATATCATTTCCATTTTGTTGATGATGGGGTGCTCATGGATACCTTGCGCAGCATGCGCGTGTTTCGCGCCGTGGTGGAACTGGACAGTTTCGTGCGCGCCAGTGTACGTCTGGATCTGTCGGCGGCGATGGTCAGCAAGCATGTGATGCACCTGGAGCGCCACTTGGGTGCGCGGCTGCTGAACCGCAGTAGCCGCCATCTGAGCCTGACGGAAATCGGCAAGGTGTATTTTGAACAGTGCCGTGACATGCTCGACAATCTCGACGAGGTGGAGGCAACCGTGGGTCGCACGACGGTGGTGCCGCGCGGCATGTTGCGCCTGAGCGCCCCTGTCTGGTTCGCCAACGCCATCTTTACGCGCACCCTGGTGGCTTACCGCGAGCGCTACCCGGAGGTTACGTTCGACATCGACTTGAGCGGCCGCGTGGTGAACCTGGTGGAAGAGGGCTTTGACCTGGCCCTGCGCGTGAGCCAGGCGCCGTCGTCGACCCTGATCGCGCGGCCCATCGGCAGCATCGCCTTTCACCTGGTGGCCGCGCCCGCCTACCTGGCGCGCGCCGGTCATCCGCATGTGCCGCAAGATCTGGCGCAGCACGCCATGATCAGCTATTCGCTGTTATCAAACGGCAATGAATTAACGTTTGACGGCCCGCAGGGACATGAAACAGTGAAGTTCTCGCCCGTGCTGCAATGCAATAACGAAAGCCTGCTGCACGCGGCCGCGCTCGACGGCATGGGCATCGCGCTGCTGCCGTCGTGGCAAACGGATGCGGACTTGGCGGCGGGGCGGCTGGTGCGCCTCTTCGATGATTTCAAGCTGGCGGTCGGCAGTGTGTACGCCGTGTACACGAGCCGCCGCTATCTGTCGTCGAAAGTGCGCACCTTCATCGACTTCCTGGCCGATGAAGGGCGCCTGGGGAGATAACATCACCAGGCGAGCGAGCGCTTGACGTCGATCAGTGCGAACAGGCGCGCGCTGCGCATCCACGCCAGCACCAGCGTTGCCAGTAGCGTCACCACCAGGCCAGCCACGATGGCCAGCGGATCCGGGGCGGCCAGGTTCAGGCGCGCCACGCCCAGCAGCGCATACAGCGCCAGTCCCAGCATGGTGATGACAAGGTAGATCGCCAGGCAGGCCAGCGGACGTCGGCGCAGCATGCCCAGGCCCCGCCACCAGGCCTTGACGGCCGAAGTGCGGCGCCGGTCGATGGCCAGCGCCGCGCGGCCCGCATCGAGCGTGGCGCAAGCCAGCAGGAACAGCAGGCCCGTCACCAGCAAGGCCAGATGACGGGCCAGGTCGGCATCGGCTTCCAGGATGGCTTTCGCCGCGTGCTTGTCAGCCAGTTTCAGCGCGCCGGCGCCGATCGCCAGCACCACGCCCAGCGGCACTATGCTCCATAGCAACATGCGCAGCATGCGGCCGTATTCGCTGAAGGCGCCCGTTAGCAGGGGACCGAAGCCGGCGGGCGCAGGGGCGCGCGCGGCCGTCACCACCAGGCCGCTCAGCAGCGGCGACAACAACAGGGTCAGGATGATGCCGGCGATGGCGGCCTGGCTGATGGCGGCGCCGTTGCGTTCCGTGTTGGCGATCAGGTCGGCGAGGGTCATCAGGTCTAGCTTGTGCGCCAGGGCCGCCGCATGCACGGCCTGATCGAGGCTGGCGCTCAAGGTGCGCCAGAGGGGAATGATGGCGACGACGGTCGGTATCAGCAGCAATCCCAGCCACAGCAGCAGCAAGCGCCATTGCAGGGCGGCGCGGCTGGCGCGCATGGTCAGGGTCAGGCCGCTGGCCCGTGTCGTGGAAGTGGCGCTCATACGATGGCAATCAGGGAAAGGAGGTATTGGAAGGCGGCGGCGAGGTCGAAGCTCCAGCGCCGCGCGGCCGAGGTATCGGCCTTCAGGGTGCGGCTGTCATCGAGCTTGTTGACGTCGAGGTAGTGCACACGGTCGGGATCGAGTTCGGCCGAGACGGCCTTCACGGACTTGCTCCAGGTGTAGCGCTGCCACAGCTGGTCGTTATCCCACACCACGCGTTCGGCTGTGCCGTCGGCAAATTTCACCAGCAGCACCTGCGGCACGGGCGCGCCGCGGCGGCGCAGGACCACGCTGGTGAGATACGGATAGGGCCCCGTGCCGGGCTTGGCGTCCGGGTGCGCCTTGTCCCACGCCTCGCGCACTTTTTTCTCTTCCTTTTCCAGCGCCTCGGCCGTGCGTTCCACGCGCTTGCCGTTCACCAGCACCATGCCGGCCAGCGGCGTCTGCTCTTCGCTC is from Janthinobacterium sp. 61 and encodes:
- a CDS encoding class III extradiol ring-cleavage dioxygenase — its product is MQEQTFPTYFLSHGGGPWPFMKDQFGDRYDVLEASLQDIPRQIGARPKAVLVITAHWEGPQFLVSASPQPGMIYDYSGFPPHTYQIQYPAPGAPELAAQVKQLLDGAGHPARLDHERGFDHGTFSALFPIYPQADVPLVQLSLKHGYDPLTHVEVGRALASLRREGVLIVGSGLSYHNLRQFGQAGAVASHRFDAWLRQTMALPPEQRLQQLLAWDQAPGARQAHPQEDHLLPLMVALGAAEQEAAHVVYHEEDFFGALAVSSFRFGNAAQ
- a CDS encoding LysR family transcriptional regulator — protein: MDTLRSMRVFRAVVELDSFVRASVRLDLSAAMVSKHVMHLERHLGARLLNRSSRHLSLTEIGKVYFEQCRDMLDNLDEVEATVGRTTVVPRGMLRLSAPVWFANAIFTRTLVAYRERYPEVTFDIDLSGRVVNLVEEGFDLALRVSQAPSSTLIARPIGSIAFHLVAAPAYLARAGHPHVPQDLAQHAMISYSLLSNGNELTFDGPQGHETVKFSPVLQCNNESLLHAAALDGMGIALLPSWQTDADLAAGRLVRLFDDFKLAVGSVYAVYTSRRYLSSKVRTFIDFLADEGRLGR